Proteins from a single region of Nocardioides anomalus:
- a CDS encoding Mur ligase family protein, translating to MADAPGSLVELRVLEGPNLYFPRAAIKLTLDISGLAAVPEDTARRFAARIGLRNARPGAPDSGFRQRFALRAVGRLVRAITAESGATRLAVRVRPTSDPHRIVVAYPWVHRNRAQVMGTAIAEVLDAIPGGDTDRVVDEVAARVAAAEPGAKPHTLTPRIPVVAVTGTNGKTTTSRMIAHIARADGRHVGWSSTDGIYVDGELVEAGDYSGPSGAGRVLAQPGVQLAVTETARGGILLKGIGVARNDVSVVTNVTADHLGLHGIDTLEQLAEVKSVVPKITRRSGWAVLNGDDPRVLAMRAVIKAQPWVFSRDPDAPAIRVVLDDGGRATTVIDGWISVLAPNADPDPLVELVDVPMTLSGLSRFNVENALAAASAALAVGIPRDRVVEGLRTFEPGPEHNWGRLNIFSVPRTGGAATVIIDNAHNEASLESLTEVAAGLRAPGGRLLLGLGAVGDRTEELTEALGEIGARAADVVAIGHKKKYLRGRTEEELEELLRAGAARVGVTDVPAYPTEVDCLAALVGQSLPGDVIALMTHAEHHAVFAWLEEHGATVDSPDVLREKVRAARAQDSGAASAGT from the coding sequence GTGGCAGACGCACCCGGGTCCCTGGTCGAGCTGCGGGTGCTGGAGGGGCCGAACCTCTACTTCCCGCGCGCCGCGATCAAGCTGACGCTCGACATCAGCGGGCTGGCCGCCGTGCCGGAGGACACCGCGCGCCGGTTCGCGGCCCGGATCGGGCTGCGCAACGCGCGGCCGGGGGCACCGGACTCGGGGTTCCGCCAGCGGTTCGCGCTGCGAGCGGTGGGCCGGCTGGTGCGCGCGATCACCGCCGAGTCGGGCGCGACCCGCCTCGCCGTCCGGGTCCGGCCGACCAGCGACCCGCACCGGATCGTGGTGGCCTACCCCTGGGTGCACCGCAACCGCGCCCAGGTCATGGGTACGGCGATCGCGGAGGTCCTCGACGCCATCCCCGGTGGGGACACCGACCGGGTCGTCGACGAGGTGGCGGCTCGCGTGGCCGCCGCCGAGCCGGGCGCCAAGCCGCACACCCTGACCCCGCGGATCCCGGTGGTGGCGGTGACCGGCACCAACGGCAAGACCACCACCTCGCGCATGATCGCCCACATCGCCCGGGCCGACGGCCGGCACGTGGGCTGGTCGAGCACCGACGGGATCTACGTCGACGGCGAGCTGGTCGAGGCCGGCGACTACTCCGGTCCCTCGGGCGCCGGCCGGGTCCTGGCCCAGCCGGGCGTGCAGCTCGCGGTGACCGAGACCGCCCGTGGCGGCATCCTGCTCAAGGGCATCGGGGTGGCCCGCAACGACGTCTCGGTGGTCACCAACGTCACCGCCGACCACCTGGGGCTGCACGGCATCGACACCCTCGAGCAGCTCGCCGAGGTCAAGAGCGTGGTCCCCAAGATCACCCGCAGGAGCGGCTGGGCGGTGCTGAACGGCGACGACCCACGGGTGCTGGCCATGCGCGCGGTGATCAAGGCGCAGCCGTGGGTCTTCTCGCGCGACCCGGACGCGCCGGCGATCCGGGTGGTGCTCGACGACGGCGGTCGGGCGACAACGGTCATCGACGGCTGGATCTCGGTGCTCGCGCCGAACGCCGATCCCGACCCGCTCGTGGAGCTCGTGGACGTGCCGATGACCCTGTCCGGGCTGTCCCGGTTCAACGTCGAGAACGCCTTGGCCGCCGCCTCGGCCGCGCTGGCCGTCGGCATCCCGCGCGACCGGGTGGTCGAGGGGCTCCGGACCTTCGAGCCCGGCCCGGAGCACAACTGGGGCCGGCTGAACATCTTCTCGGTGCCGCGCACCGGCGGCGCGGCGACGGTGATCATCGACAACGCCCACAACGAGGCCAGCCTGGAGTCGCTCACCGAGGTGGCGGCCGGGCTGCGGGCACCGGGCGGGCGCCTGTTGCTCGGCCTCGGCGCGGTGGGCGACCGGACCGAGGAGCTGACCGAGGCCCTCGGCGAGATCGGCGCCCGCGCGGCTGACGTCGTGGCCATCGGGCACAAGAAGAAGTACCTCCGCGGCCGCACCGAGGAGGAGCTCGAGGAGCTGCTGCGCGCCGGGGCCGCCCGCGTCGGCGTGACCGACGTGCCGGCGTACCCCACCGAGGTGGACTGCCTGGCCGCCCTGGTCGGCCAGTCCCTGCCCGGCGACGTGATCGCGCTGATGACGCACGCCGAGCACCACGCGGTCTTCGCCTGGCTCGAGGAGCACGGCGCGACCGTGGACAGCCCGGACGTCCTGCGCGAGAAGGTCCGGGCCGCCCGGGCTCAGGACTCGGGGGCGGCCTCCGCCGGCACGTAG